The DNA segment CAGTTTGAAGACTCCGGGGGTAGTTTGGCGGGGGCGGCCTATTTGGTGCTGGGTCCTGTGTCTGGTGGAACGAGTAGCCTTTCTACTGCCGATGCCAAGCTTGTTGGCGAGGCGTCTGGTGATTGGGCGGGTTGTTCTGTCTCTGGCGCTGGCGACGTGAACAACGATGGATACGATGACCTCTTGGTTGGGGCTAGGTATGAGGGCTCTGGAGGGAGTGATGCCGGAGCGGCCTATTTGGTGCTGGGTCCTGTGACTAGTGGAACGACCAGCCTTTCTTCTGCCGATGCCAAGCTTGTTGGGGAGGCGTCCTATGATAATGCAGGAAGCGCTGTTGCAGGGGCAGGAGACGTGGACAATGACGGTTACGATGACCTCTTGGTTGGGGCCATCGGTGAGTCCGGCGGCGCATGGGCAGGAGCCGCCTATCTCATTTTAGGTGGGGAATGATAACCACACATCAAAGCGCCTTGCACCTTGACACTGCGGGGCAAATCGGATAATCGGGTTCAACTTTATGGCCACTCACGCCTCCGCCCTCAAACGTCAGCGCCAGAACGAAAAACGGCGCGCCCGCAACCGGACGGTCAAGTCGGCGCTGAAGAGTTTGATCAAGCAGGTAAAAAGCGCGAAAAGCAAGGCAAACGCCGCCCCCCATCTTCAGTCAGCGATCAGCCGTTTAAGCAAGGCGGCCCAAAAAGGAATCATCCACAAAAACAACGCCAGCCGTCACATCTCCCGCCTGACGCAGTTTGTAAACCATCTGTCTTAAACCGCTAGACTTACATTTTCCCCATGATATGAACGGTTCCGGAAAAAATGACGGACCATCTTGTCGAAATGAAGGAGGCCGGAAGGCGGTTCGGCCGAAGCTGGGTCCTCTCCCGCTGTAACCTGAAAATAGGCCGGGGGGAGTCGGTCGCCCTCTTCGGCAACAACGGCTCGGGCAAATCGACCCTCCTTAAAATGGTCGCCACCCTTTTGGCCCCCACAACGGGCACAATCACGGTGGCCGGGCACGACACGCAAAAAGAGAAAAGGGAAATCCGCCCCCGCATTCGCTATCTCGCGCACGAAAAACAGCTCTACGAACCGCTGACAGTGATGGAAAATCTGCGGTTGACCGCTTCTCTTCGCGGTGTGGATCGACCATTGGAAACTGTTTTGCAACGCGTTGGGATCGATCGATTCAAAAACTATAAGGTCGAAGAACTCTCTGAGGGAACGCGAAAACGGCTCATGCTGGCCAGATTACTGTTGGGTGAGGCCGATTTGATTCTTCTGGATGAGCCGCGGAAGGAAATCTTGAACGAAATAATCCGCGGATGGAAAAAAGAGGGAAAAACAGTCATCCTCGCCAGCCACGACCACGAACAGGCCCTCTCGCATGCCGACCGGCTGGTTATTTTGAAAGACGGAACGATCGATTATGACGGAAAACCGAAATAAAAATGATCACTTGAATTAGACGAGCGGGTGACGCCTGCGGGAAGGGTTCCCAAGCCGCGCCGCCAGTGGCGGATGAAGCGGCTTGGGAGCCCATGCAACTTTCCGCCCCCACCTCACTCGAACCAGTGGCGTTCGGTGGGGTCCCCCCCGAACGAGCCGCAGTCGTGCTCCTTCACGACGAGGACGAGAGAGGGAGAACCGCAGGCGGCAGGACCCGCGAGAGTTGAGATCAAATGATACAGTTCATCCGACAAATTGCCGCCATTCTCAAAAAAGACCTTCGGACCGAACTCCGCGAGGCCGATCATATCCTCTCGGTCGTCCTCTTTGGCTTTGTATTGTTTGTCCTCTTCAGTTTTGCCTTGAGCATCGAGCCGGAACTGATGCGCAAGATGGCCCCCGGCCTTTTCTGGCTTGCCGTCTTTTTTTCCTCCGTGCTCACACTGGAACGCTCCTTTCAACGCGAGGTGGAGGATGGACAGTGGGAGGGGCTTCTCCTTGCGGGAGGGGATGTCCGGGCCCTCTACCTCGGCAAAATGCTCTCGAACCTGGCGCTGGTGCTGGCGCTCCAAATCATTCTTCTCCCCCTCATGGGAATCCTCTTTGATTTGTCTCTCTCATGGTCGCTGTTGGGAGTTATCCTTTTGGGGAGCCTCGGCATTTCCACACTGGGAACCTGCTACGCGGGGCTTACGGTGAGCCTTAAGGGGGGACAGGCCTTGTTGCCGATTCTTTTGTTTCCCATGCTGATCCCGCTCCTTTTGGCCGCGACGGAAACAACCCGGTTTATTCTGGCCCATGACCTGTTCGACCAGCAGATGGTCTGGATCAAACTGCTCATATTGTTTGACACGATCTTTCTTTTGGGGGCATTGTTGAACGCCGAAAATTTTTTTGATCGATGAAAAAACTGATCGCCATTTTTCTGATTTTCTTCCTTGCCTTTGCCCAGTACCGCGGTCTTTTTGTGGCGCCGCCGGATAGCATGATGGGGGAGGTCTACCGCATTTTGTATGTTCATGTCCCGGCGGCCTGGAACGCCTTTATCTTTCTTTTCGTCTCGTTTGCCGGTTCGGTGCTTTATCTCATCCGCAAAAAGGAAAGATGGGACCGGCTGGCCGCCAGTTCTGCTGAAATCGGCCTTGTCTTGACGGGCCTCGCCCTTCTGCTCGGCTCCACTTGGGGACGGCCGACATGGGGGGTCTGGTGGACGTGGGATCCGCGGCTTACCACCACCGCGCTCCTGTTTGTGCTCTACGCCGGCTATCATATATTAAGGAAGCTGATCGCCGACCCTTTACGGCGGGCCAAAATGTCGGCCGGCGTGGGGGTCCTCATCTTCCTGAACGTCCCTCTGGTTTATTTTTCGGTAAAGTGGTGGCGGAGCCTTCATCAGGTGCAGTCGAGCCCGCAGACGATGGATCCCTCGATGGTTTTGCCGCTTCGCCTCAATGCGCTGGCCATTTTGGGGATCGGGCTTTTGTTTTTGTTTATCCGAATGAACTTGGCCAAACGCAAGGCCGCCATCGATGAAAAAGAGGCCTTGCCGCCGGGTGGAGGCACATCATGATTCAAGGAGGATGGGAATACGTAGTGGCCGCTTACACGATCACTTGGGTGGTGTTGGGGGGCTATGCCCTGTCGCTCTGGGTCAGACACCGCCGGCTTTTGAAAAAAGAATGAAAACAATTCTTACTCTTCTTGCCGTTGTCATCATCCTGGCGGGGCTGGGCTATCTCCTCCGCGGCGGCATTGAAAAAAATATTGTCTATTTTGTCACCCCGTCCGAGCTTGCGGCCAAAGGCCCGCGGGCCGTGGGCAATCCGGTACGCCTAGGGGGGATGGTGGAGAAGGGGAGCATCCAAACAAATGCGGGAATCACCACCTTCCGGCTTGCCGACGAGCATCATGTTATTCCGGTCGTGACGACAAAAACCCCTCCGCAGATGTTCCAGGAAGGAATCGGCGCCGTGGTGGAAGGGGCCCTCAAGGCCGACGGCCAATTTGAGGCGGACCGTTTGATGGTCAAGCACGGGAATGAATACCGTCCCCCCAAAGAAGGGGAAATGCCGCAGGAAATTTATCGTCAGCTGAAACAGGAAAATCCGTAATCGATGTCTCCCATGAGCTTTTATCCAAATTTCACAGCGACTCAAAAAAACCTCAAAAACTGCCCGACTTCAGGTAGCCCAAAGGCCCGGATGATGGACCAAACCTGTCTGCCGGCAGGCAGGTCCGGGAATCTTTGATTGAGTTTTATCCCGTGAAATTATACGGTTGCGGATCTCAAAATTTTAATGAGTGGAAGGAAATAGTGAATACCACTCATTGGAGATAAAGATGACATCCAAAGACGACCTTATTCGGAAATATAAAGAATACAAAGATGAGCACCAAGTGATTCCAAAGTATCACGACTTTTGCAAGTTTGCCGCTTCAACAGGAAGTCGGTTACGGTGATCACCGACAATGGCGGGCACTGGAATGTAGCGCCAACATTGATTGAGTTGGCGCAGTCAAAGGATTCGGAAGAAACAGGGGAACTGCCCCAGTTGAAGCTTTTGAAATAGAACAAGAACAGATGTCAAGAAGTCAAACCATGACTGAACACCAAACCATCGAATGGAAAGAATCCTGGCGGGAGTATCTCAATTAGGGGATTGTTATGAAACCAAAAAAACAACCCAAATCGCGAAGCATTGTGCCTGACAGAGAAACGGCCCTCTATAAACGCATACGCGATCTGATAATCACTGCCCGAAAAACAGTTGTCCGTGGCATTGATCTCGTACAGGTACACACCAACTTTGAAATAGGGCGGCATATTGTGGCGCATGAGCAGCAGGGAAAGTCACGTGCCGCATATGGCAAGGAGGTGCTAAAGAGACTGGCTCAAAAGCTGATGATCGAGTTTGGCCGCGGTTTTTCCAAGAGCAATCTGGAGTATATGCGTCGTTTCTTTCTTGCCTATCAGGAACGCGCGCAAATTACCCAGACCAAAACTGGGCAATCAGCGATTACTCTGTGCAGTGAATACAACATTGCCCAGTTTGAAACTGGGCAATTAGTCCCACCCTCGTCAAAACAAAGCCCCTTCTGTCTAAGCTGGACCCATTACGTTTTTTTGTTGGGCATTAAGAACCCGGATGAGCGCAGTTTTTACGAAATCGAGGCAGAAAATCAAGGCTGGAATCTCAAGGAATTAAAACGACAATTCAACAGCAGTCTGTATGAACGCCTTGCCTTAAGTCGTGACAAGGCGGGAATCCAAAAACTGGCGCAAAAAGGCCAGTTGGTAGAAAAACCGGAGGACTTTCTCAAAGAGCCCCTTGTTCTGGAGTTTCTTGGTTTGGACGAGCAGGTCCGCTATTCCGAATCCGACCTTGAATCGGCCATTATTAGCCAGATTGAACATTTTCTTCTGGAACTGGGAAAAGGATTTCTTTTCGAATCCAGGCAACGACGCTTCACTTTTGACGAAGAACACTTTTTTGTGGATCTCGTTTTTTACAATCGCCTCTTGCGTTGCTATGTGATTGTCGATCTCAAAATCGGCAAACTTACCCATCAGGATCTCGGCCAAATGCAGATGTATGTGAACTATTTCGACCGCTTCGTAAAGACGAAGGCGGAACACTCCACCATCGGTATTGTGCTCTGTAAAAAAAAGAAGGATGCCATCGTAAAAATAACATTACCTAAAGACGCCAATATCCACGCTAAAGAATACCAGCTCTACCTGCCATCGAAGGAGGAATTGAAGAAGAAATTGTTAGAATGGATTGATGAGGAAAAATGATGATGAATTCAGAAATTATCATGAGCCCCGTCATTTATATCGGCAATATCTCCATCGCGCTGGCCATCGGCCTCTCCCTCTTCGGCATCATTGTCTATTATACCGCTCGCCGGATTGACTCCTCCAATTCCGCCGCACTGGGACGGGCCGCCATCTACGGAAATTTTGTCCTGATGACGGTCGCCAACCTGGCGATGGTTTACGCCCTCCTCTCGGACGATTTTGGGGTGAGCTACGTCGCCCACGTCGGCGCCCGCGAAACCCCGCGATGGGTCTCCGCCATCTCCCTCTGGAGTTCGCTTGAAGGGTCGATCCTGTTTTGGGGTTTTTTGTTGTCGGCCTATTCGGCCGTTTGCGTCTACCTCTACCGCGAAAAAGAGGAAAAACTTTTGTGCTGGACAGGGCTGACGCTCCTTGCCGTTCAACTCTTTTTTTATCTCCTCCTTGCCTTTCCGGCCAATCCATTCGGGACTGTTTTTCCCGTTCCCGAAAACGGTCCCGGCCCGAATCCCCTTTTGCAAAACCACTGGCTCATGGCCATTCATCCTCCCTGCCTCTACATGGGCTATATCGGCTTTACCATTCCCTTTGCCTTCGCCATTGCCGCCCTTCTGGAAAAAGATTTATCGGGCGCCTGGCTTCCGCTGACCCGCAAATGGACCCTTTTTGCCTGGTCATTTCAGTCGCTGGCAATCATGCTGGGGGCCTGGTGATCCTATGCCGTTTTGGGATGGGGGGGCTACTGGGCGTGGGATCCGGTGGAGAACGCAAGCCTCCTTCCATGGTTGACCGGCACCGCCCTTGTTCATTCCGTAATGGTCCAGGAAAAACGGAAACTGCTCCCGGTCTGGAATCTGACTTTGGCCATTGTCACCTTTCTTCTCACCCTTCTGGGGACTTTTCTTACCCGAAGCGGGGTGCTGGATAGCGTTCATTCTTTCACCGAATCGGCCATCGGCCCCTGGTTTTTGATTTTTACCGGCGCCGTGCTGGCTATTTCCGTCGGTCTTCTTTTGTGGCGGGCCCCCTTTTTCAAACCTGCCGGCCGCCAGTCGGGCTCCAGCCGCTTTGAAAATCTCTTGAGCCTCGAGGTTCTCTTTCTTTTCAACAATCTTCTTTTTGTGAGCTTCTGTTTTGTTGTGTTTCTGGGAACCTGGTATCCCCTTGTGGTGGAGGCTCTGCAGGGAAAACGGATTTCCGTCGGCCAACCCTACTTCAACCAGATGTCGGTCCCCATCACCTGCATGATCCTTTTGGTACTCGGCATCGGTCTTCTTACCCCATGGCGAAAAGGGGACCCAAAAAAGATTCGCACCTCGGCCAAACTCCCCGCCCTCTTGTCGGCGGTTGTGACCCTTGTCGCCTGGATTCTGGGGGCCCGTTCCCCGTTGATTGCCGGAATGATCGGACTTTGCGGATTCGCCTTTTTCGTGATGTTGCTGGAGGTCATCCGCCTTTCCAAAACCCGTTCCCCTTTGGCGCTTCTTGTCGATAACCCCCGGCGCTACGGCGGCTTCGTTTCCCACCTGGGGGCCCTGATGGTGGTGATCGGCGTGGCCTTTTCCGCCATTTATGAAACAGACAGGGAGATCACCCTCAAAAAAGGGGAATCAGCCGCCGTCGGAAATTATGAACTCGTTTTTGAGGAGGTGGTCAGCCGGGATACGCCGCAGAGATACGAGGTGAGGGCAAGGGTGGATGTGACACACAACGGAAAAATAAAGAGGGTGATGACCCCGCAGATGAATTACTACCCCAACTCCCGTGAACCGGTCGCCACGCCGGCCATCCGTTCCAACCTCTTGCGGGATATCTATCTGACCCTGATTCAGGTGGAGGAAAACGGCTCGCGGGCCTCGCTCCGGGTCATCATCGCGCCGGGGGTTTCGTGGATCTGGATCGGCGGATTTGTGGTGATGCTGGGGGGATTGCTGGCGCTCTCTTTCGGGAGAAAAAAGGTGTAATGAAAAAACTTATCCTCTTTGTTGTCCTCGTAGCTCCAATCGTGGCGCTCCTTTATTTCAGCCTCACCCGCGACCCGCGCGAGCTCCCCTCCGCACTCATCGGCAAACCGGCGCCCGATTTTTTGTTGTCCGATCTCGACGGAAAAAGGGTAGCCCTCTCGTCGCTCAAGGGAAAACCCGTCATTCTGAACTTTTGGTCCACCTGGTGCGGCCCCTGTCTGGGGGAACATCGCCTGATCCGCCAGGCCGCCAGGGCCATGGAGCCCAAGGGGATGCTCTTCTACTCCATTCTCTACGAAGACACCCCGGAAAACGCCAAACAGTTTATCGCCCGGTACGGCAAGGCGGCCCCCGTCCTGCTCGATCCGGAATTAAGAACAGCCGTCGATTACGGCGTCGCCGGCGTTCCCGAAACCTTCTTCATCGACAAGGAAGGGGTTGTCCGCTACAAACAGGCGGGAATGCTGACACCCGAGATTTTGTGGGAGCAGGCGGAGGCGATTCAGGAGTTAAAATGAATGAGCCGGCCTCAATGATTTTCTTTCGGTTTCGTCGGAACTCGCGATCTTTTTATCGCCACTCGGTTTGTTTATTGGGCTCAAGTTTGGACCGATTGGCGATTGCATTTCGGTGTGCTCAAACATGCCGACGAAACCTCAAGAAAACCCTGAGGCCGGCTCATTTTTTAATTCTCGCCGGCCTCTTTTTTTTCCTTGCCTGCGCCCCGGCAAAGGAGACCACGGAAGACCGCATTCAGCGGCTGGGGGGGGAGCTTCGCTGTCCGGTCTGCAGGGGCGTCCCCATCTCGGAATCTCCCGCCGCCCTCGCCAAGGAAATGATGGATACCCTTAAAGAACAGGCAGAAAAAGGAAAAAGTGATGAAGAGATTTTGAAATTTTTTGAAGAGCGCTACGGCGAGTGGGTTCTCCTGAAGCCCAAACCGGAAGGGATGAATTTGATGGTATGGATTTTGCCGGCGCTGGCCCTTGTGGGGGGAGCGGTGTTTATCATCACTTGGGTCAAGAAAGGAAAAATATGAACATCGGAACTCTCATTGGTTTTGTCTGCGTCATCGCCCTTCTGGGCGCCTCCATTTTCCTGGCCCTGCTGGACCGGAAGGAAAAGAGAAAGCCACGGGGTGGCGAGGGAAATCCGGAAAAGACGCGCTTTCTTTCAAAAATGGCCCTGGGGCTTTTTCTGGCCTCTTTTATCGGGGGGGTTGTCGTGACGCTGACGGCGGGGATTCGGACCCGGGAAGAGGGGGGAATCATCAGCGGAAAAATGATGGGAGGCCGCGCCGGTTCGGAAATGCCCCCGATGGCCGGTGGTGGGCCAATGACTTCAATCGGCGAGATCAACGAGAATGAATTCAACGCCCTGGTCGAAAAGGTGGAAAACAATCCCCATGACGTCAAATCGCTGGAACGGCTGGGGCATCTGTATCTGCAAATGCAGGATTTCGAAAATGTCTTCCGGTTGAGCCACGAGGCGGTTCAGGCGGACCCAAAAAGCGTGGAATCCCGCGTCCACCTGGGAATGGCCTTGAACGCGATGGGGGATATGGAGTCGGCCATGCGCCAGTTCGATCAGGCGCTGGCCCTCGATTCCAAAAACACGGAGGCCCTTTTGTTCAAGGGGATTGTCCAGTTTCAGGGAGTGGGTGACCTCGAGGGGGCCAAAAAGACGTGGGATCAATTCATGAAAGAAGCAAAACCGGATGATCCCGGCAGGGCCCGTGTCACCGCCTTTCTTCAGATGATCGAGGCCCAGCTCGGAAAAAAGTAGGATCGACTTAAAACTGCCGCCAAAAATCCTCGTGCCTTATCCCCCCCGTAGATTGAATGCGTCGATAGGCCGCATCGATTATTTTTCTGAATTTGGGGGTCAGCGCCAGCACCAGCCGCTCCAAATCATCCTCATTTTCGGGAACGGCCGCCAAAAGGGCTCTTGGATGGCCGTTCTTTGTGACAATAACGGGGCCCTTTTGCGTCAGATTGATGTAATTGCTAAGCCTGGTTTTCACATCGGCCAGCGGAGCTATCTTCATAATGCGACCTCCTCTTTTCCAATGATCAATTTGTCCCTTTTCTTGACTCCGATCGCCAAAATATAAACCTCTTTTTTGACATTGTCCGTCCGGTAAAAAACCCTGAACTCATTCCGCGCGCCGCACCGCAACTCCCAACCCATGTCAAACAGCGATGAACCGACAAGAGGTTTCCTGTTTTTGGCCTCTTTTTCCGGCTCGAAGGAAAGCATCTCCTCGACCGATCTCCGAATCAGAGAGCGGCATTTCTTCGGAATACAGGACAAATGGACCGCCACTTCCGCATCGTAAATCAGGTCGAAGCCCCTCCGCGCCATTTGACTATAATTATAGTCTAAATATTTTTTTTGTCAAAAGATAAGTCGTGGCCAGGTAATACCACTGTTTTGCCCTTCTCCGTTTACCATTATGACGAGAATCATGTTTTCTTGGGCCGGATTTTGGTATATGGAAGACGGGTGCTGTGGTTGGATTATTTAGTCAACAAACCAAAAGGAGACTGAAAGCTATGAAGAAAATTGCTGTTGTTTCGCTTATGGCCGCTGTTGTTTCTTTGGCCTGGATTTCCGGCGTCATGGCCGATGGAAAGGCCGACTACGAAGCCAAGTGCGCCAGTTGCCACGGCGCCGACGGGAAAGGAAAGGCCGCCATGGCCACAGCCATGAAGGTCGATCCTTCAGCCATGGATCTGACAAAGCCGGGCATCGATTGCGTCAAGGTTGTGACTGAAGGAAAGGGAAAGATGCCCTCCTACAAGGACAAGGGCATCGACATCGCGGCTGTCTGCGCCGCCGTTCCGAAGTAAATCCACTCTATGAAAACGGTTCCGACGGCCTTCTTTTATTTAAGCCGCCGGGGGAAAATCCTCGTCGTCATCGCCATGTTATTGGTGATGGGGGCGGGGGTTTTTGCTTATCGGGGTTACCGTTATGTTCAGCACGATCCCCGTTTCTGCCGATCGTGCCACATCATGGAGGAACCGTTTCAAAAATGGTCCACCTCACCCCATCACCTTGTCGACTGTCATCAATGCCACCAGCAGGGAACCGGGGAAAAACTCCGGCAGGCCTGGTTTTACATCACCCGGAGGCCCGACAAGGTTGTTCATCATCCTGAACTAAACCACACCGTCTGCGCCCAGTGCCATTTAAGCGATGACCCTCAGTGGAAGCGGGTGGGAAAAACGGCGGGGCATCAGGTGCATTTCAAAAAGGCAAAAATTGAGTGTATCGACTGTCATCTGGGAGGGGTGCATAAATTCCTAAGACCGGTGGATTCCTGCATCAAGTGTCACACCGACAAAACAGAGGGCCCCGGCAAAAAAATGGCCTTCCTGCACTGCACCGACTGTCACAACTTTCTGGCCGAAAAGGAGGGGCTGACGCCCGACCGGGCAACCTGTCTGGGATGTCATCAAAAAATCAGGGTGGGGGAGGAGTCGTTTCCGGCTGATGCCCCCATGTCGTCATTCGACTGCGCCGTTTGTCACAAGCCGCATGAAAAATTAAGACCCGACCAGGAGGTGTGCCTGACCTGTCATGCGGATGTCGCCCCGCCGCATCACGAAATGGGCCCCAACGCCTCCTGCACCGAATGCCACAAATCCCACCGGTGGAAGGTGCGGCAGGAGAGCTGATGTTTATCATATACACAATTCCCGGGGAGGATTAAGGATTAGGGTATGGCGAAAGTGGGCGCCCGAATCATCCTTGTTTTTTCGGCGGTTTTTCTTTTCCCCCCGACGGGAACCGCCGCCAACAACTGCGTGGAGTGCCATCAGAAACTCCTCCCCTCGGTGAACCGGGCGCACGACTACGCGGAGTGGGTGGGTTCGCGTCATGCCGAAAAGGGGATCACCTGCGAGATGTGCCACGGGGGAAATCCGGCAAAGACCGACGTTCCTTCCGCCCATAAGGGGATTCTCAAATCAAGCAGTCCGCAAAGCCCGCTCTATTTCAACCGGATTCCCGAGACCTGCGGCCGGTGCCACTCCGCCGAACTGGCTGAATTCAAAAAAAGCTACCACTACCGCGAACTGCAAAGGACGGGGCAGGGGCCCAACTGCGTCACCTGCCATGGCGCCATGGCTGCCCGCATTCCGGAGCCAGCCCAGCTGAAGGAAACCTGCTCCGTCTGTCACAAGGAACGACCAGTCGCAGACGAGGCGTTGGTGACGCTCAACCTCGCGAATCAGGCCGTGGAAAATCTCGACAAAGCCGTTGATGTAGCCCGAAAGGCGGGAAAAGAAGCCGGCCCCGCCGGGAATGCGCAAAAGACGCTCCAAAACCGCCTGTCAAAATTGAAAACGGGATGGCATTCATTTATCCTGGCCCCTCTCGCGAAGGAGGCCCGGCAGATCGCCGACGCCGCCCGCGAGGAAGAGGAGCGTCTGCGCCTCACCACGGGAACCGAGGGAAAATAATGGATATCGACCGCCGAAATTTTTTGAAACAGGGCATCTTTATCATGGGAGGCCTCATCACCGCGGGTATTGGCATTCCGGCCACCACCTATTTTCTGGCCCCCCTCTGGCACAAAGAGGAGGAAGACTGGATCGAAGCGGGGACGGTCGCCGACTTTCCCATCGGTGAACCCTTCAAGATTGATTTTGTCCAGCGAAAACACGACGGCTGGATGACGGTGGAAGGACGATCCAGCGCCTGGGCCGTGACCTCCGACGGAAAACAGTTCACCGTTTTCGACCCGCGTTGCACGCATCTCGGATGCCCCTACCGGTGGGACACGGAGAAGAAAAAATTTCTCTGTCCCTGCCACAACGCCGTTTTCAGCATCACGGGCGAGGTTTTGGCGGGGCCGCCCCCCCGGCCTCTTGACCATCTTCCGGCAAAGGTGGCGGGGGGAAAGCTGTTGATCAAGCCGGCGGAAAAAAAGGAAGAAGGATGATCTCCCGACTGATAAACTGGCTCGATGAAAGAATCGAGATCTTAAACATCAAAAAAACCCTTTTCGACCGGCTGATCCCCAAAGGGGTGGGGTGGCCCTATGTGCTGGGAAGCGTCAGCCTCTTTCTCTTCACCCTTCAGGTGGTCACCGGAATTCTTCTCGCGATGAACTATTCCCCTTCGCCGGAGCATGCCCATGCCTCTGTCGCCTACATCATGCAGAAGATTCCGATGGGGAAGGTGGTGCGCGGCCTCCACCACTGGGGGGCCTCCTTCATGGTGGTGGCGGTAACCCTTCACCTCCTTCGCACCTTCTTTTACGGCGCCTACAAATATCCGCGGGAGCTGACCTGGATAACCGGCCTCTTCATCTGGCTTTTGGTTCTCGGTTTCGGGTTTACCGGTTACCTTCTCCCGTGGGACCAGAAGGCCTACTGGGCCACCATGGTGGGAACCAATATCGCCTCGCAGGCCCCCCTCCTTGGGCCGGCCATCGCCAAGGTACTGCGCGGGGGAGAGGCGCTGGGGGCGGTCACTCTGACCCGCTTTTACGCCTTTCATGTCCTCCTCCTGCCGGCGCTGATCGTTCTCTTGCTCGCCGTTCATCTTTGTCTGGTGGTCCGGCTGGGGATTTCCGCCCCTCCGGAAAAGGAAAAAAAGCCATGACCCCTCCCGACTGGAAGGAAAAAATCCGCCGGCGATATGAGGAACTCAAAAAAGCGGGGAAACCGTTTTTTCCGGACATCATTTTCAAGGACACCGTCGCCGTTCTTCTGGTGCTGGCCGCCCTCGTGATTGTTGTTTTGGTTGTTCCCGCCCCGCTCGAGGAAATTGCCGATCCCACCGACAACACCTATAACCCGCGTCCCGACTGGTATTTTCTCTTCCTGTTTCAGGCCTTGAAACTGTTTCCCGGCTCTCTCGAGGCGGTGGCCGCCATTATTCTTCCCACACTGGTTCTCCTATTTCTTCTGTTCCTCCCTTTTATCGACCGCAGCCCCAAACGTCATCCTTTCGACAGGCCGATTTTGACCTTCGCCGGACTGGCGGCCATTGCGGTGGTGGCAACGCTCACCTATGCCGGTCTCAAATCGCCGCTCCTTAACCCGGTGGTGCCGAAAGATGCCATGGTGCTGGCAGGTCAGCAGCTCTATCAGAACCTGCACTGTTCCTATTGTCACAGCATCAACGGCAGAGGGGGCCTCTTCGCCCCCGACCTCTCCACGGTGGGGGCGCGCCGCGATGCCAGGTGGCTGGCCGAACATTTTCGCGACCCCCAGGCGGTCTCTCCCCATTCGCTCATGCCCCGCTTGAATCTCCTGCCGGAGGAAACCGATCAGCTGGTGGCTTTTATGGGCACTTTGGGCGGAAGCGGGCCGTTCACCGAAGAAGCCCCAAAATTGTTCGCCGAACATTGCGGTGCCTGCCACAATTTGGACGGCCAAGGGGGAGATACCGGCCCCGAGCTGACCACCATCCGTACCTACCGCGACAAGGGAACCGTTTATACCTACATCCGGGATCCCTCCTCCATGAACCCCGGCTCGATCATGCCCGGTTTTCAAAACGCCTTAACCGATGCGCAAATCGAGGACCTTT comes from the Deltaproteobacteria bacterium genome and includes:
- a CDS encoding cytochrome b N-terminal domain-containing protein, whose amino-acid sequence is MISRLINWLDERIEILNIKKTLFDRLIPKGVGWPYVLGSVSLFLFTLQVVTGILLAMNYSPSPEHAHASVAYIMQKIPMGKVVRGLHHWGASFMVVAVTLHLLRTFFYGAYKYPRELTWITGLFIWLLVLGFGFTGYLLPWDQKAYWATMVGTNIASQAPLLGPAIAKVLRGGEALGAVTLTRFYAFHVLLLPALIVLLLAVHLCLVVRLGISAPPEKEKKP
- a CDS encoding c-type cytochrome gives rise to the protein MTPPDWKEKIRRRYEELKKAGKPFFPDIIFKDTVAVLLVLAALVIVVLVVPAPLEEIADPTDNTYNPRPDWYFLFLFQALKLFPGSLEAVAAIILPTLVLLFLLFLPFIDRSPKRHPFDRPILTFAGLAAIAVVATLTYAGLKSPLLNPVVPKDAMVLAGQQLYQNLHCSYCHSINGRGGLFAPDLSTVGARRDARWLAEHFRDPQAVSPHSLMPRLNLLPEETDQLVAFMGTLGGSGPFTEEAPKLFAEHCGACHNLDGQGGDTGPELTTIRTYRDKGTVYTYIRDPSSMNPGSIMPGFQNALTDAQIEDLSRYLMSSQRKPE